ATCAAGGGCGGCACCAAGAAGATCGAACTCCCTAAGGTTGACGTGATCGAGAAAGAGCGGCCAATCGACGCTCCAGCTCCTGGTGATGACGGCGAGTACAAGATCGACCTCGCATCCGGTGGCGCAGCCTCCGGCGGAAACTAAGCTCCGCAAAACCTTGAGATTATGGCGGCATACCTGCCATAATCTCTTTCTGTCTGCTCCGGTCGTCTAGCGGTTAGGACATCGCCCTTTCACGGCGAAGGTCGCGGGTTCGAATCCCGTCCGGAGTACCACTCTTCAAAAGCTCGATTGAGCAATTCTAATGAAAGAAGGGAAGCATCGTTTTTCATTTTCGACGCAGATCGACTGATCCGGGAGGTGCAGGGTATCGGCTAGACGACGTCAACCTACCAAGGAAGCGCCTCGCCGTCCCAGCAATGCAATTTTAGCTCCTTGTATACTGCATCATCCAGAAAGTAGTTCAGTGCGATCGCAGCGGCCTCCTCGGGCTCCATGTGTGCCTCGAGGTTCTTCTGGCCAGACATGTAAGTTCGCATCCATCCTGGATGGTAAAGCCGGAACGAATAACCCTGCGCGGAGAGATCGTTCGATAGATTCTTGACGGCCATGTTCAAGGCTGCTTTTGACATGCAATAGCCAAACCAGCCGGTGCGCTGACTGGCTCCGATACTGCCTGCCTCTGATGAAACAAAACACATCCGCTTTAGCTCACTCTTTTCGAGCAGCGGCAAGAATGCGTTTGCGATACGCAGGGCTCCAATCGCGTTGACATTA
The DNA window shown above is from Armatimonadota bacterium and carries:
- a CDS encoding SDR family NAD(P)-dependent oxidoreductase produces the protein MPRVALVTGADRGLGLALTKALLEAGWIVIAGRHLAWPELDELCENFSGSLHLVELDVSSDESVSKAAGQALERVSQINLLISNAAIHKSHHVEGISEDLDFDSMLQEVNVNAIGALRIANAFLPLLEKSELKRMCFVSSEAGSIGASQRTGWFGYCMSKAALNMAVKNLSNDLSAQGYSFRLYHPGWMRTYMSGQKNLEAHMEPEEAAAIALNYFLDDAVYKELKLHCWDGEALPW